In Deinococcus proteolyticus MRP, a single genomic region encodes these proteins:
- a CDS encoding YihY/virulence factor BrkB family protein, protein MLTVPQTALLVREAATSFGKDNAPRLAAALTYFTIFALVPLLILAITFLTSLLADPGVQQRIVEFLSSNFGADVGNALQTMIDNQDDKVDLSRGITAGALIGLATLAWGATNLFVQLQASLNELWNVPPEATGGFAGQLKTRGKGLLMVLGFGVVMLLFFGLNTYMSAIAQQLGEAWGAGAFLARLGTLLLGSLLLTGVFAVIYRVLPNVRLQWRDVLVGAAITAVLFSILQVIISWYFANFAPGSAFGAYSSIILLLLWIYYNSMILFFGAELTYAYAKHFGSSEASLSAQIKEEGYLTSREARAIAYAAETGGALSPQQRQRAWQRTTRMDHPHSMLTMQQSAPKALLPSVFGALWNALVAVLAVPALLLAKALGLGGKKQVVQKRVTVHTDKGTLYTKRR, encoded by the coding sequence ATGCTCACTGTTCCCCAAACTGCTCTGCTGGTGCGCGAGGCGGCCACGTCCTTCGGCAAGGACAATGCTCCGCGCCTGGCCGCCGCCCTGACGTACTTCACGATTTTTGCGCTGGTGCCGCTGCTGATTCTGGCCATCACCTTCCTGACCAGCCTGCTGGCCGACCCCGGTGTGCAGCAGCGCATCGTGGAATTTCTGTCCAGCAACTTCGGCGCCGACGTGGGCAATGCCCTGCAGACCATGATTGACAATCAGGACGACAAGGTGGACCTCAGCCGCGGTATCACGGCTGGCGCCTTGATCGGTCTGGCGACGCTGGCGTGGGGCGCCACCAACCTGTTCGTGCAGCTGCAGGCCTCGCTCAACGAACTGTGGAACGTGCCGCCTGAAGCCACTGGCGGCTTTGCCGGGCAGCTGAAGACCCGCGGCAAGGGCCTGCTGATGGTGTTGGGCTTCGGCGTCGTGATGCTGCTGTTTTTCGGCCTGAATACCTACATGTCGGCCATCGCGCAGCAGCTGGGCGAGGCCTGGGGCGCCGGCGCCTTCTTGGCCCGGCTAGGCACCCTGCTGCTGGGTTCGCTGCTGCTGACCGGGGTGTTCGCCGTCATCTACCGGGTGCTGCCCAACGTGCGGCTGCAGTGGCGCGACGTCCTGGTGGGCGCGGCCATTACGGCGGTGCTGTTTTCCATCTTGCAGGTCATCATCAGCTGGTACTTCGCCAACTTTGCGCCGGGCAGCGCGTTCGGCGCCTACTCGTCCATCATCTTGCTGCTGCTGTGGATCTACTACAACTCCATGATTCTGTTTTTCGGCGCCGAGCTGACCTATGCCTACGCCAAGCACTTCGGGTCCAGCGAGGCCAGCCTGAGTGCCCAGATCAAGGAAGAAGGCTACCTGACCTCCCGCGAAGCCCGCGCCATTGCCTACGCCGCCGAAACCGGCGGAGCGCTGAGCCCGCAGCAGCGCCAGCGGGCCTGGCAGCGCACCACCCGCATGGACCACCCCCACTCGATGCTGACCATGCAGCAGAGTGCGCCCAAAGCGCTGCTGCCCAGCGTATTCGGTGCTCTGTGGAACGCGCTGGTGGCGGTCCTGGCCGTGCCGGCCCTGCTGCTTGCCAAGGCGCTGGGCCTGGGCGGCAAGAAGCAGGTCGTCCAAAAGCGCGTGACCGTGCATACCGACAAGGGCACCCTGTACACCAAGCGGCGCTAA